In a genomic window of Azotosporobacter soli:
- the dcuC gene encoding C4-dicarboxylate transporter DcuC: MMIVLGSLVVLVTIYLLAKRYETRLVLFCSGLVMSLLAGDLLAPFKAFSHAMLESKLFEAIIAVMGFAMVMKITQCDKHLISLLIKPLRKAGPLLIPAATLVTLFINTSVTSSAGCSAAVGPILIPLMMAAGIHPAIAAACIYAGTYGAMFNPGYPQVALIVNVSNSTPVEVVANHFWPLLASGVIGAVSLWAIARLRNEHKDYVLPADMEIPAEDFKVSLPKAMVPLIPIAILVLGSMKIVPAFAPLAISHAMIIGVFCAFAVTRMNPATISKEFWHGAGDSFGHVFGIIICALVFVGGMNAIGLIKALMDAMTSNPSIAKISATVGPFILGVVSGSGDAAAVAFNKAVTVHAAQFGMSPVDMGSMAAIAGALGRTMSPVAGGLIVCSTIAGVSPMETAKRNAPGMILACAVTMVLLLYK; the protein is encoded by the coding sequence ATGATGATTGTACTGGGAAGTCTCGTGGTCTTAGTAACGATTTACCTGTTGGCCAAGCGGTATGAAACCAGGCTGGTCTTATTCTGTTCCGGTCTTGTCATGTCGCTGCTGGCAGGGGACTTGTTGGCGCCGTTCAAAGCTTTTTCGCATGCGATGCTGGAGAGCAAATTATTCGAAGCCATCATCGCCGTGATGGGGTTTGCGATGGTCATGAAGATAACGCAGTGCGATAAGCATTTGATCAGTCTTTTGATCAAACCGCTACGCAAGGCAGGTCCGCTGTTGATACCGGCGGCAACGCTGGTGACGCTGTTCATCAATACCTCGGTCACCAGTTCGGCGGGCTGTTCGGCGGCCGTCGGACCGATCCTGATCCCGCTGATGATGGCGGCCGGTATCCACCCGGCGATTGCGGCTGCCTGCATCTATGCGGGAACCTATGGCGCGATGTTCAATCCCGGTTATCCGCAGGTCGCTTTGATCGTCAACGTATCGAACTCGACTCCGGTCGAGGTCGTCGCGAACCACTTCTGGCCGCTCCTTGCATCGGGGGTGATCGGAGCCGTGAGTCTCTGGGCGATCGCCCGATTGCGCAACGAGCATAAGGACTATGTATTGCCTGCGGATATGGAGATTCCGGCGGAAGACTTCAAAGTCAGCCTGCCAAAAGCGATGGTACCGCTCATACCGATAGCGATCCTCGTCTTAGGCAGCATGAAGATCGTGCCGGCCTTTGCTCCGCTTGCGATCTCGCATGCGATGATCATCGGCGTGTTCTGTGCCTTTGCCGTCACGCGGATGAATCCGGCCACCATCTCGAAAGAATTCTGGCATGGCGCGGGCGATTCGTTCGGACATGTCTTTGGTATCATCATTTGTGCGCTGGTATTTGTCGGCGGCATGAATGCAATCGGCCTGATCAAGGCGCTGATGGACGCGATGACCAGCAATCCTTCCATTGCCAAGATCAGCGCGACGGTCGGCCCGTTCATACTCGGCGTGGTCAGCGGTTCCGGCGATGCGGCGGCGGTCGCCTTCAACAAAGCGGTCACGGTCCATGCGGCGCAGTTCGGCATGTCGCCGGTGGACATGGGAAGCATGGCGGCCATTGCCGGCGCATTGGGACGCACGATGTCGCCGGTGGCGGGCGGACTGATCGTCTGCTCTACGATTGCCGGCGTCTCGCCGATGGAAACCGCGAAGCGCAATGCACCGGGAATGATCTTGGCCTGTGCAGTCACGATGGTCTTGCTGCTTTATAAATAA
- a CDS encoding diaminopimelate decarboxylase, translating to MKTLPLASETLLRIAKKYPTPFYLYDENAIRQNARRLQAAFAWNRGYREFFSVKCNPNPALLSIFKEEGCGVDCASETELLLARACGFSGDDIMFTSNNTTAAEFRLARELDAIINLDDTGHLDFLQRVASLPERISCRYNPGIEIRYQNQCIIDFAGSKFGATKEQISAAFRSLPSQGIKTFGIHAQFGCHRREADYFGSAIRCLFSFAIELFQSSGIKVSFINFAGGLGIPYRPGEDAADIAAVSAAIQAAYDEIIVPSALHPLALFSELGLYMTGPYGYFVSSVLHIKETDKQFAGLDASTNAFLSPLRYNDYHHISVPGKEAQPFNQRYDITGALCENRDRFAVDRELPTLVTGDILVFHDAGAYGYSHSTTFNGKLRPAELLLTAEGSVKTIRRAETPQDYFATLSFDGR from the coding sequence ATGAAAACCTTGCCTCTCGCATCCGAGACGCTGCTGCGCATTGCCAAAAAATATCCGACGCCCTTTTATCTTTATGACGAAAACGCCATCCGGCAAAATGCGCGTCGCTTACAAGCCGCCTTTGCCTGGAATCGCGGCTACCGTGAATTTTTTTCGGTAAAATGCAATCCGAACCCCGCTTTGCTTTCCATTTTTAAAGAAGAAGGCTGCGGCGTGGATTGCGCCTCCGAAACGGAATTGCTGCTCGCTCGCGCTTGCGGTTTTTCCGGCGACGATATCATGTTCACCTCAAACAATACCACGGCGGCCGAATTCAGACTGGCGCGCGAACTTGACGCCATCATCAATCTTGACGACACCGGCCATCTTGATTTCTTGCAGCGCGTCGCAAGTCTGCCGGAGCGCATTTCCTGCCGCTACAACCCAGGCATTGAAATCCGCTACCAAAATCAGTGCATCATTGACTTTGCCGGCAGCAAATTTGGCGCAACAAAAGAACAGATCAGCGCCGCTTTTCGCAGCTTGCCCTCACAAGGCATAAAAACTTTCGGCATTCATGCTCAATTTGGCTGCCACCGAAGAGAAGCCGACTATTTCGGCTCCGCGATCCGCTGCCTGTTCTCCTTCGCAATAGAACTTTTTCAGTCAAGTGGGATCAAGGTTTCTTTCATCAATTTCGCAGGCGGCTTGGGAATTCCCTATCGCCCCGGCGAAGACGCCGCTGATATTGCCGCCGTCAGTGCGGCCATCCAAGCCGCCTATGACGAAATCATCGTCCCTTCCGCTTTGCATCCGTTAGCGCTCTTTAGCGAACTCGGTCTTTACATGACCGGCCCCTACGGTTATTTCGTCTCTTCCGTTCTTCATATAAAAGAAACCGATAAGCAATTTGCCGGCCTCGATGCTTCCACCAATGCCTTCCTGAGCCCGCTGCGCTACAATGACTATCATCATATTTCTGTTCCCGGCAAAGAAGCGCAGCCTTTTAATCAGCGTTACGACATCACCGGCGCATTATGCGAAAACCGGGATCGTTTTGCCGTTGACCGGGAACTTCCCACGCTTGTCACCGGCGACATCCTCGTCTTTCACGACGCCGGCGCTTACGGTTACAGTCACAGCACCACCTTCAACGGAAAGCTTCGTCCGGCGGAATTGTTGCTGACGGCAGAAGGAAGCGTCAAAACGATACGCCGGGCGGAAACGCCGCAAGACTATTTTGCCACGCTTTCTTTTGACGGCAGATGA
- a CDS encoding PLP-dependent aminotransferase family protein yields the protein MDYKYEVVADSIRREIASGAYKAGAKLPSIKAMSRQLRYNADTIIAAYKQLEAQHLIYAVPKSGYYVMKQGAADETEKSVLNLASLRLPDDINPYKDYYHCMEKAIGLYEKKLFDYAQPKGLAELTRCLVKHLTHFQIFTRQENIFITSGAQQALYILAGMPFGKGKTKVLTEQPTYAMMLQILQCTKTPIAGVRRSAAGLDLRELEAHFKEGDVKFFYTMPRYQNPTGFSYAKEQKQEILRLAKKYDVYIVEDDYLADLELDAKASSLYAMDAQAPVIYIKSFSKTLLPGLRLGMCIVPPALHAAFLTQKNAIDLGTSILTQGALEIYLKSSMYKFHVQKTKKYYKTKMDEMRSACAALSSERMHWHVPESGIFLYAELNGISAAMLEKKLALQGILVSTLASSYMNGARQTEGLRLCVGNMKDISVLECITREAGFLWEKK from the coding sequence ATGGATTATAAGTATGAGGTTGTTGCCGATTCAATCCGAAGGGAAATCGCCTCCGGCGCATATAAGGCGGGCGCAAAGCTGCCTTCGATCAAAGCGATGTCGAGGCAACTTCGTTACAATGCCGATACCATCATCGCGGCGTATAAGCAGCTTGAAGCGCAGCATCTGATTTACGCGGTGCCCAAAAGCGGCTACTACGTCATGAAACAGGGAGCGGCTGACGAGACGGAGAAAAGCGTTCTCAATCTGGCTTCGCTGCGCCTGCCTGATGATATCAATCCCTATAAGGATTATTATCATTGCATGGAGAAAGCGATCGGCTTGTATGAAAAAAAGCTGTTTGACTATGCGCAGCCGAAAGGGCTTGCGGAATTGACGCGCTGTCTGGTCAAGCATTTGACGCACTTTCAGATTTTCACCAGACAGGAGAATATTTTCATTACGAGCGGCGCGCAACAGGCGTTATACATCCTGGCGGGTATGCCGTTCGGAAAGGGAAAAACGAAGGTGCTGACGGAGCAGCCGACCTATGCCATGATGTTGCAGATTCTGCAGTGTACCAAGACGCCGATCGCAGGGGTGCGGCGTTCGGCTGCCGGGCTGGACTTGAGAGAGTTGGAGGCACACTTCAAAGAGGGAGACGTCAAGTTTTTTTATACGATGCCCCGCTATCAGAATCCGACCGGTTTTTCCTATGCTAAGGAGCAAAAACAAGAAATCCTCCGTTTGGCGAAAAAATATGATGTCTATATCGTCGAAGACGATTACCTAGCAGATCTGGAACTGGACGCAAAGGCGAGCTCGCTTTACGCGATGGATGCGCAGGCGCCGGTCATTTATATCAAGAGTTTTTCCAAGACGTTGTTGCCGGGGCTTCGACTCGGAATGTGCATCGTGCCGCCTGCATTACACGCCGCTTTTTTGACGCAGAAGAATGCGATCGATCTCGGCACGTCGATTCTCACGCAAGGAGCGTTGGAAATTTATCTGAAGAGCAGCATGTATAAATTTCATGTGCAAAAAACCAAAAAATATTATAAAACGAAAATGGATGAAATGCGAAGCGCGTGTGCGGCGCTGTCCAGTGAGCGGATGCACTGGCATGTGCCTGAAAGCGGAATTTTTTTATATGCCGAACTAAACGGAATTTCTGCGGCGATGCTGGAAAAGAAACTTGCGCTGCAGGGGATACTTGTCAGCACGTTAGCGTCTTCCTATATGAACGGAGCGAGACAGACGGAAGGACTGCGGCTTTGTGTCGGCAATATGAAAGATATTTCTGTTTTAGAGTGCATTACGCGCGAGGCCGGGTTCCTCTGGGAGAAAAAATAA
- the gdhA gene encoding NADP-specific glutamate dehydrogenase, translating into MTTNAEKYCDELYRRVVERNANEPEFHQTVQEVLGSLVPVLEKRPEYIELGIMERIVEPERQFIFRVPWMDDAGRVRVNRGFRIQFNSAIGPYKGGLRFHPSVNIGIIKFLGFEQTFKNSLTSLPMGGGKGGSDFNPKGKSDAEVMRFCQSFMTELYRHIGPNTDVPAGDIGVGGREIGYLFGQYKRIQGNYENGVLTGKGLSYGGSLARPEATGFGIVYFCQEMLKAKGTSFSGKTVAVSGFGNVTWGTIKKVVELGGKVVTLSGPDGYIYDKDGISGEKIEYLLEMRASCRDMVKDYADKFGVPFYPGEKPWGVKVDVVIPCATQNEILIDDAKKIVENGVKFVCEGANMPSTNEAIDYMIKHGVYFGPSKAANAGGVAVSGLEMSQNSMRIAWSFEEVDAKLKTIMLNIYSNASKAAEEYGYKDNLVIGANIAGFIKVAEAMKAQGLV; encoded by the coding sequence ATGACTACAAATGCTGAAAAGTATTGTGATGAACTCTACCGCCGCGTGGTTGAACGGAATGCGAACGAACCGGAATTCCACCAGACCGTACAGGAAGTACTGGGCTCGCTGGTGCCTGTTCTCGAGAAGCGTCCAGAATATATCGAGCTTGGCATCATGGAACGGATCGTAGAGCCGGAACGGCAATTCATCTTCCGTGTGCCTTGGATGGACGATGCGGGACGGGTACGCGTCAACCGCGGCTTTAGAATCCAGTTCAACAGCGCGATCGGACCATACAAAGGCGGTTTGCGCTTTCATCCATCGGTCAATATCGGCATCATTAAATTCCTCGGCTTTGAACAAACGTTTAAGAATTCATTGACCAGCCTGCCTATGGGCGGCGGCAAAGGCGGCTCGGACTTTAATCCGAAAGGCAAGTCGGATGCGGAAGTGATGCGCTTTTGCCAAAGCTTCATGACGGAGCTGTATCGTCATATCGGACCGAATACCGACGTACCGGCCGGCGATATCGGTGTCGGCGGACGTGAAATCGGCTATCTGTTCGGACAATATAAGAGAATCCAAGGCAACTATGAAAACGGCGTTCTGACCGGAAAAGGGCTTAGCTACGGCGGCAGCCTGGCGCGTCCGGAAGCGACCGGTTTCGGCATCGTCTATTTCTGCCAGGAGATGTTAAAGGCCAAAGGAACTTCGTTCAGCGGCAAAACGGTCGCTGTTTCCGGTTTCGGCAACGTCACCTGGGGCACGATCAAGAAGGTGGTCGAACTGGGCGGCAAGGTCGTGACGCTTTCCGGGCCGGACGGCTACATCTACGATAAGGACGGCATCAGCGGCGAAAAGATCGAGTACCTGCTGGAAATGCGCGCCTCCTGTCGCGACATGGTCAAAGACTATGCTGACAAATTCGGCGTGCCGTTCTATCCAGGCGAAAAACCGTGGGGCGTCAAAGTGGATGTCGTAATCCCGTGCGCGACGCAAAACGAAATCCTGATCGACGACGCGAAGAAGATCGTCGAAAACGGCGTGAAATTCGTCTGCGAAGGCGCGAACATGCCGTCGACCAATGAAGCGATCGACTACATGATCAAACACGGCGTCTATTTCGGGCCGTCGAAAGCGGCCAACGCCGGCGGCGTGGCGGTGTCGGGCCTCGAAATGTCGCAAAACAGCATGCGAATCGCCTGGTCGTTCGAAGAAGTCGATGCCAAACTCAAGACGATCATGCTCAACATTTACAGCAATGCCAGCAAAGCGGCCGAAGAATACGGCTATAAGGACAATCTGGTCATCGGAGCGAACATCGCGGGCTTCATTAAAGTAGCCGAAGCGATGAAAGCACAAGGCTTGGTCTAG
- a CDS encoding DUF5752 family protein has protein sequence MKNLGNMKARFSGIHDLMKFRVTEILLISTAYDAYVLEEDGRLEEQIYHHFNDLNIPFIPRIHWVADEEEACEILQMRNIHLIITMSRASDMSSFDFETKIHEEYPEIPIVMLSYERMTPDMIARVRSVSCIDRVFQWSGDNKVLVAIIKYVEDKKNVEADSKLGVQAILLVEDSPAYYSQILPAIYTEILTQTRCLVLHAMNIKHGLLRVRLRPKILIAETYEEAMAIIVKYRYNLLGVISDVRFPKNGTLDPQAGFELSKIAKEMIPDLLFLLQSEERENGEKAKALDLAFLNKNSSNLLHHLRAYIFQNYGFGSFIFKYPDGRVIDEASDITNLERIIRDLPEESLYYHATRNDFSRWLRARAEIEVADRLRFVDTEQIRAASDIRAYILKVLNDYFQKYQFGLVLDFEGFSKKDRENAFIKLGTGSLGGKGRGVAFMNVMISKAQLADKYEDMKVKVPRSFVVGSDVFEKFIEENKLYAFLAENPSEAAIAQKFTETPLPTEITENLRVLTQYIKCPIAVRSSSILEDSRILPFAGIYHTYVAPNCHADLEIRLKQLEDAVKLVYASVFYAAPVQYARNADIRIEEEKMAVLIQELVGECYGEHYYPAISGVAQSYNFYPYDPLKPEDGTVSLALGLGKAIAEGEQVHRFSPTHPKLNPLVSSPEEYLKKSQHAFYAIDVQSCADVTMRADEDHIYKKLPIAQAHKEDALEYIGSTYSAENDCIYDNVHQAGPKLVTFAPILKYNRLPLGPIVKDLLRLGKESFGTDVEIEFAVNIPKDKSKPKEFNFLQIRPMVVGREAFEIKMDEPETSWCFSERTIGNGVYRDMQDIIVVDPDTFNLQESVQIASEIAELNQRLYQEGRRCILIGFGRMGTSDRWLGIPLAWEQMSQARIIVEVDRKNLRPEPSLGSHFFHNLTATHMGYFHIQYENPSAGMLDWDWLLSQPVLQQTKYVRLIRREEPFKAKIDGRSFRGIIGK, from the coding sequence ATGAAAAATCTAGGGAATATGAAAGCGCGTTTCTCAGGCATTCATGATCTGATGAAATTCAGAGTCACAGAAATACTTCTGATCTCCACGGCCTACGACGCCTATGTGCTCGAAGAAGACGGCCGATTGGAAGAGCAGATCTACCATCATTTCAACGACTTGAATATTCCGTTCATACCAAGAATCCATTGGGTCGCCGATGAAGAAGAAGCCTGCGAGATCTTGCAAATGCGCAACATCCATTTGATTATCACCATGTCGCGTGCCAGCGACATGAGTTCGTTCGATTTTGAAACGAAAATACATGAAGAGTATCCGGAGATTCCAATCGTGATGCTCTCCTATGAACGGATGACGCCGGACATGATCGCCAGGGTTCGAAGCGTTTCCTGCATCGATCGCGTCTTTCAGTGGTCGGGCGACAACAAGGTCTTGGTCGCGATTATCAAATATGTGGAAGACAAGAAGAACGTCGAAGCGGACAGCAAGCTCGGCGTGCAGGCGATCTTGCTGGTGGAAGATTCTCCGGCGTATTATTCGCAGATTCTGCCTGCCATCTATACGGAAATCCTGACGCAGACGCGCTGCCTGGTGCTGCACGCGATGAACATCAAGCATGGCCTGCTGCGCGTCCGTCTTCGCCCGAAGATCCTGATCGCCGAGACGTATGAGGAAGCAATGGCGATCATCGTCAAATACCGCTACAATCTGCTGGGCGTGATTTCCGACGTCCGTTTCCCGAAGAACGGCACATTAGACCCCCAGGCTGGTTTTGAGCTGAGCAAGATCGCCAAGGAAATGATTCCCGACCTGCTCTTTTTATTGCAGTCCGAAGAAAGGGAGAATGGCGAAAAGGCCAAGGCGCTCGATCTGGCGTTCCTCAATAAGAACTCGTCCAATCTGCTGCATCATTTACGCGCGTATATCTTTCAAAACTACGGTTTCGGCTCGTTCATCTTTAAGTATCCGGACGGTCGCGTCATTGACGAGGCGAGCGATATCACCAATCTGGAGCGGATCATCCGCGATTTGCCGGAAGAGAGTCTTTATTACCATGCGACGCGCAATGATTTTTCCCGTTGGCTGCGCGCACGGGCGGAAATCGAGGTGGCCGACCGGCTGCGTTTTGTCGACACGGAACAGATTCGCGCGGCCTCCGATATTCGCGCCTATATCCTGAAAGTGTTGAACGATTATTTTCAAAAGTACCAGTTCGGCCTGGTACTCGACTTTGAGGGCTTTTCAAAAAAAGACCGGGAGAATGCCTTCATCAAGTTGGGAACCGGTTCTTTGGGCGGTAAGGGACGGGGCGTCGCATTTATGAACGTGATGATCAGCAAGGCGCAGCTGGCCGATAAGTATGAGGATATGAAGGTTAAGGTGCCGCGTTCGTTCGTTGTCGGCAGCGATGTCTTTGAAAAATTCATCGAAGAAAACAAACTCTATGCCTTTCTTGCCGAAAATCCAAGCGAAGCGGCGATTGCGCAAAAATTCACCGAAACGCCGCTGCCGACTGAAATTACCGAAAATCTGCGCGTCCTGACGCAATATATAAAATGTCCGATTGCGGTGCGTTCGTCCAGCATTCTGGAAGACTCGCGCATTTTGCCGTTCGCCGGCATCTACCACACCTATGTCGCACCGAACTGCCACGCGGATCTTGAAATCCGGCTGAAACAATTGGAAGACGCCGTGAAGCTGGTCTATGCGTCGGTATTTTATGCCGCACCGGTGCAATATGCGCGGAACGCGGACATCCGCATTGAAGAAGAAAAAATGGCGGTGCTGATTCAGGAACTGGTCGGCGAATGCTACGGCGAGCATTATTACCCGGCGATTTCCGGCGTGGCGCAGTCGTATAACTTCTATCCGTACGATCCGCTCAAACCGGAAGACGGAACGGTAAGCCTGGCGCTGGGGCTGGGCAAAGCGATCGCCGAAGGGGAACAGGTACACCGCTTTTCTCCGACGCATCCTAAGTTGAATCCACTCGTTTCGAGTCCGGAGGAATACCTGAAAAAGTCGCAGCATGCGTTTTATGCAATCGATGTTCAATCCTGCGCCGATGTCACGATGCGCGCCGACGAAGATCATATCTACAAAAAACTGCCGATTGCGCAGGCGCATAAAGAAGACGCGCTCGAGTATATCGGCAGCACCTATTCGGCGGAGAACGACTGCATCTACGACAACGTGCACCAAGCGGGGCCGAAGCTGGTGACGTTTGCGCCGATCCTCAAATACAACCGTCTGCCGCTTGGCCCAATCGTTAAGGATTTGCTGCGGCTCGGCAAAGAATCGTTCGGCACCGATGTGGAAATCGAATTCGCGGTCAATATCCCGAAGGATAAAAGCAAGCCGAAAGAATTCAATTTCCTGCAAATTAGGCCGATGGTGGTAGGCAGAGAAGCGTTCGAAATCAAGATGGATGAACCGGAAACGTCCTGGTGCTTCAGCGAACGCACGATCGGCAACGGCGTCTATCGCGACATGCAGGACATCATCGTCGTCGATCCCGACACGTTCAACCTGCAGGAGAGCGTTCAGATTGCCAGTGAGATCGCCGAGTTAAATCAGCGCCTCTACCAGGAAGGACGTCGCTGCATTCTGATTGGTTTCGGGCGCATGGGAACATCCGACCGCTGGCTTGGCATCCCGCTCGCGTGGGAACAAATGTCGCAGGCGCGAATCATCGTGGAAGTCGACCGCAAGAACCTCCG